Within the Gossypium raimondii isolate GPD5lz chromosome 12, ASM2569854v1, whole genome shotgun sequence genome, the region AAGGAAGTGGCCAAGAGTAATTCTTGTGTTTGTTTGTGACAAAATTTGCAACTATAAAAACCAGTATGTAATTTAAGCTTCATTTGAAACCATGATGGGAAGATACACCAGAGCACGTTAAGCTAGTTTAAAGTCGACTTATAAGTGAAAGGCCTAAGCATGACAAGAATATAAGATTATAGGAAAAATGAGACTTAaccattttcatatatatatatacataaaattgaGTACACCAAGTACTTGTGTATTATAATACTTGAATTAGAAGGAATATAACacataaaacttgaatttttatgCTAACCTTTATCAGCTGCCCTTTAACAGCCTCAGGGCCTTTCCCTACAACTTTATCACAGAAGGCCAAGCCTGAAGGACTAACAGTCAATTCACAAGCCGCTGGGGCTACTTCAACAGCTGCACCACTGGGACAAGGTTGTGGCAGCAACTGCAACAAAACATCAGCAATCCCAACATATAAACCAAGGCCAACCCCTTCTCTCCTCTTCAATAACACTATGCCTTTCTCATTTTGTTGCTCAACAATGCCTATTGAACCCATTTTTGGCTTCGTTTTTGACCATCTAATCAGTGGGTTTTCCACATTCTTGTTTAGGATTTTAGGGTTGGGGATTTTGGGGATGTAAGTTCCTGCTGAAAATGGCAGCGACTTCATTTTCACTGACCACAATTTTTCTCGGGAAAATAGGGGATAAGCTTCCACCAACGTAGTTGAAAGAGATTAAAGATGGGGGATTTCCATTTGTCTACATGCTCTCACCATaggataaatatatttatataaataatttgataattttttattggtaAACTACACCAACTGtccctaaattatgtttaaaattacatttcggTCATTAAACTTTCAAGAGTTAGATAATAGTCACTAACATTATCAAAGTGTTATATTTTTGTCACTCTGTAGTCTGTTGTTAGCTTCTATTAAAAAAGTAACGTCCCACCCTTAAGTCAAAAGGTTAATAGCTAATTTGAAGCTCtagttaaaatcattttgatattttaaaattttcctaacaataaatgtaaaaattaaaaaaatcttacactaaaattattagaaaatctataaaataataattttaaaaatataaaatatataaatgtgtataatctaaaaaatcttaaaagtaaaactaaaaaattaaattaatatttcttgcaaattttattatataaaaatcttaaaattttctaactaaatttcataatttgtttTCCACCCATTGATGAACACCTTTAATCACATCAACAACTTCATGTTGATTTATTAGAAATTGCtttgcaatttttttctcaaagctTTAAAAGCCCTAATAAAATGCATTTCAATACAAGATTCAGATTTCACTATTAGACCGATTGTTGTTGCTcgaattttcaagaaataaaatctaAGCTTGTAGCATTGCTTTCATTCTTGAGAATAGTAAAAACTTCTACCATCAACGATCTATCTGCAAAATTTTCATgataattatggaaaaaaagaaaagaaaagagaaagaattatgaaaaaagagggaaaaagaCGAGCAAAATGTTCTATTATATTGTTCGGAATCTTTGATAAgttttaatcttttgaaatttgagatttttcccttttatttataatacaaaGTACATACTTCTTTTCTAAActcatcatttatttttataattccaATTACTAGATTGATTGGGCTTTTAAGTAACTTTCTGTTTtggaattttagatttttaaacttataataCAAAGTGCTCCTTCTCCAAACTCACCAtttcttctctcaaatttcaaggcaatattttactttcagctataaataatatatatatattttatattttaataatttaggaAGAGCAGAGCCAACGCCAATCTACAtacaaaaatgcaaagaaagatgaaaataaagatGGTGTAAAGCAATAAAGCAAATGAAAAATGAGTAAGATCAAAGTGAATggctatttaaattttttttgtgaaatattaaagaaaatgattttgatgagATTGGATGCAGAAAATTTAACTACAAAATTCTTGAGTTTTCCTTACTGCACTTGATTTTTATAtgaatcttttatttattttaaagacattttaaattttttacacttattgttaatcaatttttataatatcaaaatgaTTTGTTAACTATAGTTCAGTGACCAAATTATCTATTACACCTTTGAATTAAGGTGCATTTTACTTTTTAACAGAAGTTAACAATCAAGTgacaaaatgtaaaaattaataacattagtGACTATTACGTAACTTTTGAAAGTTAGGTgatcaaagtgtaattttaaaCAATGTTTAGGAAATTGGTGTAATTTATCCTTTTTATTGCATGACACCTTTAgagtataatattttttagggtaaactatacccttagtcactaaactaaaaaattacaatttggttATTCAactatttaaaacttttatttaagtcatttggATTGTTAAAATCAATGCATTTATAACAGAATTTTAGTATCTTATTtcgaagaaagaaaattaattatgcaaaattatagaataaaatgtgcatgaaaaaaagtaagaaaaagatTTTCAAATGTTGAATAACTAGAGGCAAAccgataaatatttataaaatatttaaattcttaattgatttgatgttaCGAGTTAATTAAGCACTTGAAtcgttgaaaaataattaaaatgctCACGTATATACAAAATATCTATTTATACTTACTATTTATAAACTCTTTGTTGAGTTAGTGTTACAAATCAACCGAACACCgatcaatttgaaaatggttaaaatatctTCATACatacaaaataagttatattactATAATagtgtttttgtctttttattttctatataaaacaGTAAAacttgcataaaatgaattttaaatctttaattttatcattttaataaaagtttcagatctttaattttatcattttaataaaagttccatttgatgtttaaatattacattGTGGTGTGTCAtaatcttaatattaaaattaggacaatatatgaaattttttatatttgaataaaaaattataaacttttatatatgtctctttttttttaacattaatatcattataggttcttatcatatcttatctttttgatacaatgcctagaactacccatagccccttccctaacccttaaataggaggataatacgcttcatATCACTCGAATCTACATCCTCCCATATTAACAACAATGTCAAtatcaattaaactaaaactcaatcaacaCTTTTTATACATGTCTTAAATAACAAACTTAATAATGAAAAACTGTTAGTGCTAAAAAATCAAGTATTTTATGAAGTCATAcaaataacatcaaaattaaagcaaatagaaaaaacaaaatatatatatatatatatatatatatatatatatattaaagatttgGTAAACGTTTAAACTCAATATTCTAATGCATCAAGGCAGTCAgcctatttatattattgaagtTGAATCTATAAGATTATGAAGTAAACTAAACtataagtaatttaatataattgattaACAACTTATTTATAGAAGGAAAGTGTATTAAATTAGAATTAGGAAAGATTAATCTAGATTTTGGCCTCAATTAGGTAATTAGaccaactttttatttttatttttattttgttcattttgacatttgattttgataattaaattcatttgattCTTTATTAGAGTAACAGTCTAACTGACTTAGTTAGTTTCAGGTGTAATGCAATTACTAAGTAGTTAGTGTTAGTTGTTGTTTCTAGCCTTATATAAATGTGTATAACTTGGATAATAAAAGGGCGGTTAATGAACCTCTCAATTCTTGAAATTCTAATATGGTATCATAAtgtattttttgtgtttttcatTGATTGTTGAGTCGACGATGGAGTCAgctgaaaattttcttaatctGTTTGCCTTTGCATCTTAGAAGGTGGCAATTCCTGTTGACAATGGAAACTTCTTGGCATGGAAGCAGCATGTTTTATTGGTGATTAAGACTCATTGGTTGCAGTCGTTTGTTGATGGAACTGTTGTTATACCACTGCGAGAAGTGGTTGATGCTGATGGCGTGTCCAATGAGAATTCGGTGTATGTTCAAGACAAGCAACAGGATTCAATGTTGGCAGCGTGGCTTCTCTCGACTGTAAGTGCTTCCCTTCATAATCAATTAGTTAGGAGTTCTGGTTCTTCTTTTGAGTTATGGGAGGCCCTCATGCGTCTTTTTGGGAGTCATTCGACTATTAAGGCTATGTGATATAGGTATTTACTTcataatcttaaaaaaaaaaagacttttcAATGTCTGTTTATCTTGCTAAGATTAAATATCTCCATGATTCTTTGACGGGGTGCAGTCAGAGTGTTTCCTTGGAGGAGAAACAATCAGCCATCCTCAATGGCCTTCCACCAGAGTTCGATCACGTGGTTTCAATTATAACCACAAGCAAGATTCCATTTAATCTTCAGGGCATTACGACGGTTCTTTTGGACGCTGAAGCTCGGCAACAAGGGCATCTATCTTAGAATTTATTTTCGGCAAGTCTTGTTGTAGCAAGCATGTtggaaaaatgagtttggaaaatgcagcggaaaataaatttagggaaaaatcagagttttaaattttttttcaaaacaagatcttgattgtgatatctaaagtaataaacacttaattcgattcgtctaggatgagcgctttgatcgagtagtcttctccactatcctcaagctcatgtctgtcgagtgtgggctcgcttcgaatcagaaaatttttcataaaaattaccagtggggtaattttacaatttatctaaatttttgggtcaagttataaatcaaaaaaatatctctagaaattttttggaataatctcttcagagaattttctctttacaactttctcttaaattcaagtgtgtaaataatgacccaatgttgtctttatatagagagaatttagagagttcaactatgattaaacttaatcactttaaaattaaattaaatttaataataagataatcactttattattaagttaataaaatactattaagataagtattaaatttaatttaatattaaactatgaaaataatattatttttagaataattaatctgaaatcaaattctctagtaaAGTCCTAATAGGAGTGTAACCCTTCCATTGCTCAATCACCAATGACCAACTGCCGCCGGCCACCGGAACGCTGCCGTCGTAGCCACCAACACTGTTGCGTCCGGTAATGCAGGTGCGACAACCTTACAGAACCCAAGCCGGTTCGGCTATTGCTGGTTCGATCCAGGTCAAGGACGACCCGGCCAGTCCGATCTAGTAATCGGTTGCACCGTCAGCCCGGTTTCACATATTGGGCTCGACTCGactagtttttgggtcttggtctcaaTTTTGGGCTCCTGGGCacaatttacgatctcaggtccaattattaagttcaattacctattgggccaattgtctaacttgaaaattaatttaaaaaaatatcatattgttatgaataatttattaagtGGATATCCATTAAGATTtagataagttttgatatactttaaattctaatagtcattagaagtagatctctacttATACTtattatgcctataaatagagactttggagaaacattgtaaatatatcaattgatcaataaaaataCGCTTTCTCTTTTGCTCTCCCATTTTATTGtataacacgttatcaacacagttctcttttaattgtttttcttcataagtcacaaaaatatcccaaaatttgCTATTGTCGATTGCATCCTAGAGTTGCtgctattttaattaaagtttgcaCACTATGAGTAATCATTAAAGCCTTTAGCCACTCATGTATACATaaatctctaaattttttataccaTTTTATACAAAGATATTTATATAATCCTTACGTGGGTGATGACGATGATATTAAAGATCTGCTGGTATATCTTactatcatttatttattatatcatgtttattataattggagactaattatgacaacatgaatagatagattttgatttgaaatcacGCATatttgcgatggtgattatgaaataaagaaatttttggAACAGTTATAAGTTCGTCCTAGTAAATCTATTGCATTCCCAAGTGAGCGTAAAAGAAAGTATAAAccaatattattccaatatttggtagtacaaatttagttaaaagttccgaagagctaatatattaatatcttgtgatggttaatccattggttttaaaagatatttataatggaTCTCAATTAagattgtgaatgaggaaaaGATTATCTTTAATATGAATCAAAAGACGATTGAGTTATTGATTActcttgttattaaattgaattggtaTTACTATCTTTGTAATATTCTTTAGTCATCATCCTATTAATggattaaaagtaaaatatttgacCGTGAAAGATTTTCTTATGAGCAATAGTATATGGTAATTCTATCTCAAGTTACGGTTGAATGCACTTGAAGTtgcaagtttttttattaaaaaaaagtgagtATAACTTTACATTATTtagaataagttctcaattaaaattatgtggaaaaatattactgatgagaacttgcaagagaaaaaacttatgtatgaaaagtcattggttat harbors:
- the LOC105763446 gene encoding peptidyl-prolyl cis-trans isomerase FKBP13, chloroplastic translates to MKSLPFSAGTYIPKIPNPKILNKNVENPLIRWSKTKPKMGSIGIVEQQNEKGIVLLKRREGVGLGLYVGIADVLLQLLPQPCPSGAAVEVAPAACELTVSPSGLAFCDKVVGKGPEAVKGQLIKAHYVGRLENGKVFDSSYNRGKPLTFRVGVGEVIKGWDQGILGGDGVPPMLAGGKRTLRLPPELGYGVRGAGCKGGSCIIPPDSVLLFDVEFIGKA